GAGGGCGTCACGCAGACCAGCTGGAGTACCTGGCTGGCCGTGCTGTGGCAATCGTACGGCAACACCATTTTCGGCTACGGCGCCTGGGCCTGGCTGCTGAGCCGTTATGCAGCTGCCTCGGTCAGCCCGATGGCACTGCTGGTGCCTGTGTTCGGCATGGCCGCTTCGGCGCTGCTGCTGGGCGAGGGCATGCCGGGGTGGAAGTTGCTGGCGGCCGGGCTGGTGCTGTTGGGACTGACCATCAACGTGCTGTGGCCGCATGTGCAGCGGCGCTGGGCTGCGCGCTGAGCAAGCAGGACGGCTGCCGAGCCGCTACAATGATCTGCTGCATTGCAGCAATCCTGAACACTGTACCGGCATGACTTCCTCTACCCACGACACCACCCGCATCGACGACACCCGTATCAGCGCCGTCCGCCCGCTGCTCACTCCTGCCCTGCTGCAGGAAAGCCTGCCCATCAGCGATGTGGCGCTGGAGCGCGTGGAGCAGCAGCGTCGCGCCATCAGCGATGTGCTGCACGGCCGCGATGACCGCCTGATTGTGGTGGTGGGGCCGTGCTCCATCCACGATCACGACCAGGCCATCGAGTACGCCCAGCGCCTGCTGCCGCTGGCGCAGGAGCTCGCAGGCGAACTGCTGGTGGTCATGCGCGTGTACTTCGAAAAACCGCGCACCACCGTGGGCTGGAAAGGCTACATCAACGACCCGCATCTGGATGGCACCTTCGCCATCAACGTAGGCCTGGAAAAGGCGCGCCGCCTGTTGCTGGATGTGATCGAGCTGGGCCTGCCGGCAGGCACTGAATTTCTGGATCTGCTCAGCCCGCAGTTCATCAGCGACCTGATCGCCTGGGGCGCCATCGGCGCCCGCACCACCGAAAGCCAGAGCCACCGCCAGCTGGCCTCGGGCCTGAGCTGCCCGGTCGGCTTCAAGAACGGAACCGATGGCGGCATCAAGGTGGCGGTGGACGCCATGGTGGCGGCACAATCGCCCCATGCCTTCATCGGCATGACCAAGATGGGCCAGGCCGCGATCTTCGAGACGCGAGGCAATGCCGACTGCCACGTGATCCTGCGCGGCGGCAAGGCGCCCAACTACGATGCAGCCCATGTGCAGGCCGCCTGCGAGGCGCTGGCCAAGGCCGGCCTGACCGAACAGGTCATGGTCGACCTGTCGCACGCCAACAGCAGCAAGCAGCACCAGAAACAGATCGACGTGGCCGCCGACGTGGCCGCCCAGATCGCCGGCGGCGAGCGCCGCATTACCGGCGTGATGATCGAGAGTCATCTGGAAGAAGGGCGGCAGGACCTGGGCGATGGCGAACTCAAGCGTGGCGTATCCATTACCGATGCCTGCATCAGCATGGATCAGACCGAGCCGGTGCTGCGTCAGCTGGCCGAGGCTGTGCGCACGCGTCGTGAGGCGGCACGCTGAGTCTGCCCACCGTATAATCGCAGGCTTTCCGGCGCATCTGTATCAGATGCGCCACGCCTCGATGGTGAAATTGGTAGACACAGCGGACTTAAAATCCGCCGACGGTAAAACGTCGTACCGGTTCGATTCCGGTTCGAGGCACCAAATAGAAAGACCTGCTTGCATCGTTCAAGCAGGTCTTTTTCTTTGCGGGTTCAGGGCAGCGACAAACTGCCCTTCAAAATCACCACTTCTTGCCGCGGCCCATATTGCCAGCCCCCTTGCGCTTGCCCTTGCCGGCATTCTTGTATTGGCCGTAATGGTTGCCCTGGTTCACATGTGCCTTGCGCTGGCCCAGATGCAGGCCGTTGTCGCCCCGCGCCGCAACCGGCGGGTTCACGACAACGCCGGGGGTGGATACCACCACGCCGGGCACGCCCACGTTGACGGAAGGCGGATTGATATGGACGGTAGCAGCCGATACGCCAAAGGCGGCGGCTGTGGTGGCAATCAGGATGGCGATTTGTTTTTTCATGGTTATCTCCGTTGGGCGCGTGCCTTGATCAGGCAGCACGCCATTATTCAATCAGAGCGGTGCTGCACGGGCTTTACGAAGAGCCCCAAAGTGTGTGTAAATGCTAATTGCACTGATGCTTTTTGCCTAGGCTGTGACAAATGTCTCAGTGGATGGCAATCGCATCCAGCAGCGCGCGTTCCAGTTCGGCCTGGAAGCGTGCCGACGCGAGCGAAGGCGACGCGATCAGGAAGGTGTCTTCCACCCGCTCGCCCATGGTCGAAATCTTGGCCAGTTGCACGCTGATCTGGTGCTGGCTGAGCACGCGGGCAATGCGATAGAGCAGGCCGAGACGGTCGCTGGTGGTGATGGTCAGCACCCAGTGCTGGGCTTTTTCATCGGCAGAAAGCTGCACCGCCGGCGTGATCGGGAACATGCGCACGCGGCGCGAAACACGGCCACGCGCGGGTTCGGGCAACGGGCCGTGCTGTTCGATGGCGCGCGCCAGCGAGGTTTCCACCATGGTGATGAACTCGCGGTAGTGCTCGGGCATGAGCGAGGTCACGACCTGGAAGGTGTCGAGCGCGTAGCCATCGCTGGTGGTGTGCACCTTGGCGTCCAGAATGCTGAAGGCGGCCTGCTCGAAGTAGCCGCAGATGCGGGCGAACAGTTCTGGTTGGTCGGGGCTGTAGACCAGCACCTGCAGGCCTTCGCCATGCGGGGCCGGGCGGGCACGCACCACCGTCTTGCCCTGGCCGGCATGGCGGGCGATGTGGCGTGTGTGCCAGGCGATGTCGCCGCTGTCGTGGCGCATGAAATAGCCCACGTCCAGCGTGTTCCACAGCTTCACATGGCCCTCGAAGGGCATGGAAAACCGCGCCATTTCCACCAGCGCGCCGCGCTTGTGCGATTCCACCAGCGAATCCTGATCTGGATGGTGACCGCCGAGCACGCGCAGGGT
The DNA window shown above is from Brachymonas denitrificans and carries:
- a CDS encoding 3-deoxy-7-phosphoheptulonate synthase is translated as MTSSTHDTTRIDDTRISAVRPLLTPALLQESLPISDVALERVEQQRRAISDVLHGRDDRLIVVVGPCSIHDHDQAIEYAQRLLPLAQELAGELLVVMRVYFEKPRTTVGWKGYINDPHLDGTFAINVGLEKARRLLLDVIELGLPAGTEFLDLLSPQFISDLIAWGAIGARTTESQSHRQLASGLSCPVGFKNGTDGGIKVAVDAMVAAQSPHAFIGMTKMGQAAIFETRGNADCHVILRGGKAPNYDAAHVQAACEALAKAGLTEQVMVDLSHANSSKQHQKQIDVAADVAAQIAGGERRITGVMIESHLEEGRQDLGDGELKRGVSITDACISMDQTEPVLRQLAEAVRTRREAAR